GCCCGAAGGAGCGGCTCGATCGCGCGGACGCGCCGCCCGTCGACGGGTTTGTCCAGACCATCAACCAAAACGACGACCCCGAGGACGAAGGGCTCGAGCCGTTCCCCTACGACACCGTCGACGAGATCGTGGTTCGTCCGGGCGATCGGGTGCGCGTGTTCGGCGAGCTCGAGCGCGACGTGGATCCGGCGGCGCCCGGCGGATATCGCGCGGCGAACGTGATCCTCGTACCGAAGGGCGTGCCCGCGCTCCGCGTCGAGCAGCAACAGTGAAAGGGAAAAGATGACGCAAAAGGTCGAGCTCGCCGCCTGCCAGGTCCACGTCACGCCCGAGGATTACGCCTCCGCCGAGGCCTTCGAGGCCATGCTCTCCCGCGTCGGCGACAAACTCGAGAAGGCACGCGCGCGGGCTCCGAGCGGGGCGTACGAGCACCCTTGCCTCGCCGTCTTCCCCGAGATGATCGGCGGGTTCTTGCCGCTCGCCGGCCGCCTCGACCTCGTCCGCGGCGCCCGCACCGTCGACGAGGCCCTCACCAAGGTCGCCCTCCGCTCGCCCTTCCGCATGGCCTCCGCGATGCTCCGCGGCAAGACGGCCCGCGCGAGCGTCGGCTTTCTCCTCGCGGTCGCCCCCGAGGTCCGGCGTATCTATCGCGAGGCCTTCTCCCGGTTCGCGCAGCGTTACCAGGCCTGGACCGTGGCCGGCAGCGCGCTCTTGCCTCGCAATGCGCACGGCAACCTCGCGGCGTCTTACGCGCCGGCCGAGGGCCGCGTCTACAACACCTCGTACACCTTCAATCCCGCGGGCCGCCACGTCAATGTCACGCGCAAGGTGAACCTCGTCCCCACGGTCGAGGACACGCTCGGCCTCTCGCCGGGCCGGCGCGGCGAGCTCATGCCCTTCTCCACGCCCTTCGGCCAGGTCGGGACGCTCATCTGTTACGACGGCTTCGCCGTCCCGCACACCCCCCGCGAGCCCGAATTCGTCCCCCTGATCCCCCATTACGACCACCTCGAATGCAGCGTGATCGCCCACCCCGCCGCGAATTTCTGGCCCTGGGAGACGCCGTGGACCTTCGGCGGCTCCGACGGGCGCAGGCTCCGCGAGCAACAATGGCTCGACGAGGGGCTCTTCGCGCAGATGGACACCACGCCGCTCCGCGCCATCCGCTACGGCGTGACCGCGCAGCTCCTCGGCCGGGTCTTCGACGCCCACTTCGACGGCCGCTCGCAGCTCCTCACGCGGGACGAGGGCTCCACGCGGATCCTCGCGGAGGCCACGCGCGGCGACGCGTCCCCGGAGGCCGAGGAGGTGCTCCTCCGCGTGGTCGAGGTATAGACAGCCCGTTCCGGCGGCCTTACCCTCGGGCGCCGGCTCGTTTCCCGAGGACCGACCGCGATCATGAATCAACCGAATCCGTGGATCCTGCTCATGGGAGGCTTCTCCCTCTTCAACGTCGCCGGCATGGTCTACGGGATCAAGGCGCCCGAGTGGGCGAAGATCGCCGCGTCGCTCGCCTGCGGCCTGCTCGGCGTCGTCTGCGTCGTGCTCGCCTTCAAGCGGCAGTTCCGCAAGAAGCCCGTCCCGCCGCCGAAGGTCGAGAGACGCGCGCCGCGATCGAAGCCCGCGCCCGCGCGCCCCGCGCAGGCGAGCGACGCGGGTGACGCCTCGTAAAAGGGACGAGCCGGGTGAAGACGCGCCCGCCTGGCCCGACCGGCCGCGAAGCCGCGCGAAGGGCCCTCCTCGCGGACGTCGCCGCCGGCCGCGTCGTCTCCGACCTCGCCTTCGATCGGCTCTACCCCGAGCGAATCCGCAAGCTCTCCCATCGTTACTGGACCCCGGTCCACGTGGCCCGCCGCGCCGCGGAGCTCTTCGCCGCGCACGGCGCCCGCCGCGTGCTCGACATCGGCGCGGGCATGGGGAAATTCTGCGTCATCGCCGCGCTCACCACGGAGCTCGAGCTCACCGGCGTCGAGCATCGCGAGGGCCTCGTCGCCGCCGGCCGCGAGATCCTCGCGACCTACGGCATTCCGCGCGTCACCTTGATCCACGGCACGCTCGACGACGTCGATTTCGGCGCGTACGACGGGTTTTACCTGTTCAACCCCTTCGAGGAGGGCACCTTCGAGCCCTCACAATGGGTCGATCGGACGGTCCCGCTCTCCGAGGAGCGCGCCTCCGCCGACGTCGCCCAAGTCGAAGAGGCGCTCGCGCGGGCCCGGCGCGGCACGTGTGTCGTGACCTTCCACGGGTTCGGCGGCGCGATCCCCCCGGGGTTCGTCCACCTGCCCGAGGAGACATGCGGGACGGCGTTCCTGCGGCTCTGGATCAAGGCCTAACGAAACCCATCCTTCGCCGCCCGCACCTTCCCGAGCGTCTCCGCGCCGCTCGTCCCGCCAAACTTCGCGCGCACGTCCTGCGCCTCGACGCGCAAAAATGGATTGATCCGGTGCTCCTCGGCCATCGTCCCGGGCACCGTGGGCTCGCCGCGGCTGCGTTTGTCCTGCGCCATCAACAACGCGCGCTTCACGGCCTCGTTCTCGGGCTCCGCGAACGCGGCGAACCGCAGGTTGCTCACGGTGTACTCGTGCCCGCAATAAACCCGCGTCTCGCCGGGCAGGCGCCCGAGCTTCTGGCACAAAGAGGCATACATCATCTCGGGTGTGCCCTCGAAGAGCCGACCGCAGCCGGCCACGAACATCGTATCGCCCGTAAAAACCGCGTCGTTCACGACGTACGCGACCGCGCCCAGCGTGTGCCCGGGCACGTGCAGCGCCCGGAACGTCATCCCCGCGACCTCGAACGACCCGCCGTCCTCCACCCCGACCGTCTGCGCGGGGATCCGCCCCTGTGCCAGGTCGCTCGTGTGTCCGTACACGGGCAGGCCTCCGAAGCGGCTCTGCAGCGCCTCGTTGCCGCCCACGTGGTCGTAGTGGTGGTGCGTGTTCAGGATGGCCACGAGCTCGAGCCCCTCGCGCGCGAGCGCCACGAGCACAGGCTCCGCCTCGGAGGGATCCACCACGACCGCCTCGCGCCGCCCTTCCTCGGCCACGAGATACGCATAGTTGTCGCTCAAACAAGGAACGGGGACGACACGCATGCGGCACACCTTACTGCGCCTGCCGTCACGCCTCAACCACCGCCGTCTGTGCCACTCGTTCGGGTCTCCATCCTGGCGTCGGCGCCTCGATGGCACACTTCGGCACGCGGCCACATCCCCATTTCGTGTGTGAATTCGCGAGGTGGGGCCCGAGCGCTTGATGGCCCGCCCCTTGCTCATGGGGTGGGCATGATGAAGAACGCTCGCTCTGCCTTCTGGATCTTCGCTTCGATTCTCCCCCTCACGGCCGCCGGTTATGGCTGCAGCGGCTCGACGGACGTGCGTACGCCGACGACCGCCGAGGCGCGCGGCACGCTGACGCAGGCCCAGAGCTGCGCCGACCTCGAGGAGATGCTCAAGGCGGACGCCGTCGCGAAGATGAACGCGCAGATCGACGCCATCATCGCCGACATCGAGGAGAACGGCGAGTACTGGGGCTCCCCTGATTACGGCTGGGAGGACAGCCCCGGCGGCGTGGTGGGCTCCACGGGCAGCGGCGTCCCGAGTGATCCCGGCGGCGCGGGCGGGTCGGGCGGCGGCTCGAGCGGCTCGGGCGGCTCGAGCGGCGGCGGCGACGGAAACGGCGCGCCCCCCGACCACTCCGAGACGAACACGCAGGTCGCGGGCGTCGACGAGGCCGACATCCTCAAGA
The window above is part of the Polyangium spumosum genome. Proteins encoded here:
- a CDS encoding nitrilase-related carbon-nitrogen hydrolase; translation: MTQKVELAACQVHVTPEDYASAEAFEAMLSRVGDKLEKARARAPSGAYEHPCLAVFPEMIGGFLPLAGRLDLVRGARTVDEALTKVALRSPFRMASAMLRGKTARASVGFLLAVAPEVRRIYREAFSRFAQRYQAWTVAGSALLPRNAHGNLAASYAPAEGRVYNTSYTFNPAGRHVNVTRKVNLVPTVEDTLGLSPGRRGELMPFSTPFGQVGTLICYDGFAVPHTPREPEFVPLIPHYDHLECSVIAHPAANFWPWETPWTFGGSDGRRLREQQWLDEGLFAQMDTTPLRAIRYGVTAQLLGRVFDAHFDGRSQLLTRDEGSTRILAEATRGDASPEAEEVLLRVVEV
- a CDS encoding class I SAM-dependent methyltransferase — protein: MKTRPPGPTGREAARRALLADVAAGRVVSDLAFDRLYPERIRKLSHRYWTPVHVARRAAELFAAHGARRVLDIGAGMGKFCVIAALTTELELTGVEHREGLVAAGREILATYGIPRVTLIHGTLDDVDFGAYDGFYLFNPFEEGTFEPSQWVDRTVPLSEERASADVAQVEEALARARRGTCVVTFHGFGGAIPPGFVHLPEETCGTAFLRLWIKA
- the gloB gene encoding hydroxyacylglutathione hydrolase, producing MRVVPVPCLSDNYAYLVAEEGRREAVVVDPSEAEPVLVALAREGLELVAILNTHHHYDHVGGNEALQSRFGGLPVYGHTSDLAQGRIPAQTVGVEDGGSFEVAGMTFRALHVPGHTLGAVAYVVNDAVFTGDTMFVAGCGRLFEGTPEMMYASLCQKLGRLPGETRVYCGHEYTVSNLRFAAFAEPENEAVKRALLMAQDKRSRGEPTVPGTMAEEHRINPFLRVEAQDVRAKFGGTSGAETLGKVRAAKDGFR